One Cucurbita pepo subsp. pepo cultivar mu-cu-16 chromosome LG20, ASM280686v2, whole genome shotgun sequence genomic window carries:
- the LOC111783639 gene encoding uncharacterized protein LOC111783639 — MLLLRRIILVRQTSSVFAHGFSESPLKSLRYSSTSSEIASSPKSASPDFNSVKPENDEKPVIVLFENHGFSKTQISELVKKFPQVLSANPEKTLLPKLLFFESKGLSSPEIAKLVCGFPSILTRSLDRKIIPAFDYIQVLLQTKEKAIASIKRSLGILTWDLQTIRPNVETLIQIGVPDSNIATILQYQPRVFLVNTVRFKEIVEEVKEMGFNPLRLKFVLAVFAMRAMSKSTWRKKVEVYKKWGWPEEEILVAFRRHPWCMMASEDKINGIMDFFVNKIGCEPLYVAKRPAVITLSLKKRIVPRGVVYQVLLSKGLIKKDVNLPLVFESTESRFLGKFIDPHKELIPGLLKLYKEKLEDAKR; from the coding sequence ATGTTGTTGCTTCGTCGGATCATTCTAGTCAGGCAGACATCATCAGTCTTTGCTCACGGATTTTCTGAAAGTCCGTTGAAATCTCTCAGATACTCATCGACTTCTTCTGAGATCGCATCATCTCCAAAATCTGCATCGCCGGATTTTAATTCTGTCAAGCCAGAGAACGATGAGAAGCCTGTAATCGTGCTCTTTGAGAATCATGGATTCTCAAAAACACAGATCTCTGAGCTTGTCAAGAAATTCCCTCAAGTTCTTTCAGCGAACCCCGAAAAGACGCTATTGCCAAAATTGTTGTTCTTTGAATCGAAAGGCCTTTCTTCCCCCGAGATTGCCAAATTAGTGTGTGGTTTTCCTTCGATTTTAACGCGAAGTTTAGACAGAAAAATCATTCCAGCTTTTGATTACATTCAAGTGCTACTTCAAACTAAGGAGAAGGCTATCGCATCCATAAAACGGTCTTTAGGTATTCTCACTTGGGATCTCCAAACTATTCGTCCCAATGTTGAAACTCTGATACAAATTGGAGTTCCTGATTCCAACATTGCAACCATTCTTCAGTACCAACCACGAGTGTTCTTGGTAAACACCGTCCGATTCAAGGAGATTGTGGAGGAAGTTAAGGAAATGGGATTCAACCCTCTGCGATTGAAGTTTGTTCTTGCTGTTTTTGCTATGCGAGCAATGAGCAAATCTACATGgagaaaaaaagttgaagtttACAAGAAATGGGGATGGCCTGAAGAAGAGATTCTCGTCGCTTTTCGAAGGCATCCCTGGTGCATGATGGCTTCCGAGGACAAGATCAATGGCATAATGGATTTCTTTGTGAACAAGATTGGATGTGAACCTTTATACGTTGCAAAGCGACCTGCTGTGATTACACTTAGTTTAAAGAAGAGGATTGTGCCAAGAGGCGTTGTTTATCAAGTTTTGCTGTCAAAGGGTTTGATTAAGAAAGATGTGAATCTTCCTCTGGTGTTTGAGTCTACTGAAAGCCGATTCTTAGGCAAATTCATCGACCCTCATAAGGAGCTGATTCCTGGATTGTTGAAGTTGTATAAAGAGAAATTGGAGGATGCTAAGAGATAG